Genomic window (Indicator indicator isolate 239-I01 chromosome 13, UM_Iind_1.1, whole genome shotgun sequence):
gaaggaaggaaggaaggaaggaaggaaggaaggaaggaaggaaggaaggaaggaaggaaggaaggaaggaaggaaggaaggaaggagaagaaaaagaaaaagaaaaagaaaaagaaaaagaaaaagaaaaagaaaaagaaagaaaaagaaaaagaaaaagaaaaagaaaaaggaagaaagagaaagaaagaaagaaagaaagaaagaaagaaagaaagaaagaaagaaagaaagaaagaaagaaagaaagaaagaaagaaagaaaaagagagagaaagaaaaagacagaaagaaagaaaaaagagagaaagagagaaagaaagaaaaaataaagagagaaaaagaaagaaagaaagaaaagaaagaaagaaagaaagaaagaaagaaagaaagaaagaaagaaagaaagaaagaaagaaagaaagaaagaaagaaagaaagaaagaaagaaagaaagaaagaaagaaagaaagaaagaaagaaagaaagaaagaaagaaagaaagaaagaaagaaagaaagaaagaaagaaagaaagaaagataccAACAAAACTGGCATAACTAGTATTTGTGAGCACTCTGATTTCTGGTTCAAGCCTACTCTGCCCTCGCCATAACCACCCTCCAGGAAACCTCCGGGTTTGGGGTCTCCGACAGCGGATTGTGGGTTCAGTCCCACCCGCCGCTTCATCTGTCTTCCTTTATACagttttccctccttctccccctcgtTCAGAGCGACCCGCGATTTTGCGTTCGGGGCATCTCGGCCCGCTGAAGCCGGGCAGAGGCCCAAGGGCCGGCGGTGCGCGGCAGGAGTTGGGGCGGAGAGGGAGATGAGGAGCTAGGGGTGCGGGACTAGGGGATTTAGAGCACCCTCTGGCCCGCTTGGAAGTGTGCCCCGCATTCGGGGATCCATATACCCCCGCAAACTCTGCCAGCACCCCGAGGACCTTTAAATCAATCCCTACCGACTTTTTCAAGCAACAGAGAGACGGCGAGCTGAGAAACGCCAGAGGTACTTCAACGCGACTTAACCTAGTAGTTTGGGGGTTAGAGTCATACGAACGGTTAATAAATGCCCTGCTTTGAGGAGGAACGCGGtgaggggaggcagaggagtggggcagggagggaggcggTGGCTGATAGCACCCTGCGGATGATGACACCGGAGAAGTCACCAGTCACAGCTACAGGCAGCCGCGCACAGCTCTGTTCCCTGGTCGGAAACAAGCTCCGCGAATAGAGCCCTGTCGGGCAGCCCTCTCCATCCGTGTTTTAGCATGTCGCTCCCTTCCGCTTTAGAGTCGCAGAGGTGTTCGGGGACGTTACCTACCGAATCGGGGTaggagggtgagggagcccCGGGACCCCGGCCGGGTAGCAGCACTGCCTCGGCGACAGGATTCGGGGCTGAGCTCCAGCACCGGCAAGGAGCCACCCAGCCTCCAGGTTTAGCGCGAAAAACACCGGCTTGGACAACCTCCCTGGCTTCGCCGAGCACCGCTCTAAGGGGCAGAGGCCGCTCCGAGGCCCGCGCTGGCGGAGCAGGAACCGGTGCACCGGGAAGATTCTAGTCGGGTGGCGGAGCGGGCAACGAGTAATAACCTCCAACCCCAGGTCCTGGACCCGAACCTTACCAAATATTTCGAGACAAGTAGCCTTAAAATTAATTGTTTTaagttttttgtggtttggttgttgttgggttttttcgtgtgtgggtttgtttttgttttttgttgtttttttttttttttttaacagaaacgTAATACTacttggtgaaaaaaaaattgccagcaAAGGGCTGGGGAGATTAACATTTGGAAACTCAGGAAATGTAATCTGCATATCCAATTGATTCCCAGCATATCAGTTGAAAGGATAAAGATGTGTATCTCCATGATGGATATTGCATTAATAGGCACATAAATAAAGGTTGAAAAGTCATCACCGAAAGCTTTGAACCTTTCTCCATCGCTTTTATGTTCTCATGCGCACCGTCTGATTTGATTTCttcaaatttttttcccctctgtttgaGTTGTTGCGTTTTCATTAATTTCCGCATTTGGAGACTGAGAAGAGGCGGCTCAATCAGGGAGGAGGCTCAGTGGGAGGCACAGGACATCTCAGTCCCCCTAAACCACCCCAGAAACCCCAGCAACAAGCCCAGGGAGCACTCTGAAGCCCCACTACCCGGTCCGGAGAGGGAAAGAGGCACTTTGCCCCTCCTAAAGAGGAATTTTCTccacagggaaggaaaggaaaatctgGAGGGTGAAGGCAAAGCACTTCTGTGCACAGATAGATCCGAGGTAGCCTCAAAGAGGGAGCAAAGACCCCAGGTAGCCCCTCTGCTACCCGCCGGGTGTGACTTTGAAGAATAGCTGCCCTTCTTCCCGATCTGGGAGGTGGTCTCCGGGAAGAGCTGAAATCCAGTTCCCCGTAGGCCGGCAAGGCTGCCTGGTGGGACAAGGCTGAAACCCTTAACCCTGCAAATGGCTCCCAGCcgccttctccctccctgtaAACTGGCAATAAATACAACATGTACTTCACTAACTCCTCACCTTTCTGATTACTACCAGATCCTCCAGCAAGCGATACTACAGCTGCCACTCCGTTCTAACACACGCCTACCAGGACGAGGACAGAAGCTGCATCCACGGTCTGCGAGGCTCCGGGATCCATCCCACCACCACTGGTCCCAGCTTGGCCGGTCCCGGGGTGGCAGGGGTTCTTCCACGGAGGCTGGGACTGGCTGGTCTTGTCCTGCAGAGACGGGAGGAAAAGGCTAGTGTTACTCATTCATTGATGGTGAAGATCGCAGTGGAACTGTGGATTCCAATAATTCCCCTCCCAAAAgggagggctgggctggtgccCTCCTCGCCTACCTGCATGGCTCAACCCACAGGAAGGGGAACCCGCATTGTCCCTTCCCCGCTGTTAGCAGCCCCATTTCAAAATGGAGTGTCTAATCTTCTGTAATGAAATATAGAAAACACCAGCGATGATTAATTCCACCAGTGATGATTAATTAACAATAGATTTCCACCAGGATTTCCCCTCTGTGGGGGCTTCAcagaccacaaggctcagccagatCATGCAAGAGGATCAGTCCCTTTCAAACAAGGGATTTAGCAGCAAGAAGGACATGAGTAACACATGTGGCCCTGTGTGACCCACATCGGGTCTGCTTTGGGCACCAAGGCACCAACAGCACCTAGCCCTCGACCCCCAAGTGTCTCCCAGGACATCCCTCCCTCTATCCAACACGATGAAGGTAGGAATTAAtgctgtgaaagggaaaagcagccCTCCCAGCTCAAACACAGACTCCATTACCTGGTGTTTGGCCTGTAGTGGTGTGACTTCAGTGCTCAGTCTGTTAGAGATAGACGGGGGTGAAAGTAAGGcgaaagagaaactgagagaggaaatgaagagagaaagaaagaaagatcgAGCAAGcaagaagaagggaagggaagggaagggaagggaagggaagggaagggaagggaagggaagggaagggaagggaagggaagggaagggaagggaagggaagggaagggaagggaagggaagggaagggaagggaagggaagggaagggaagggaagggaagggaagggaagggaagggaagggaagggaagggaagggaagggaagggaagggaagggaagggaagggaagggaagggaagggaagggaagggaagggtctagagcacaagtcttatgaagaggctgagggaactgggattgtttagtctagagaagagggctcaggggagacctcattgctgtttctACAACTGCCTCAGAGGAGGTTATATTGAGGTAGGGgtccatctcttctccctagtatcaggtgatagaagaagaggaaatggcctgaaattgtactgggggaagtttaggttggatattaggaaaaaattctttacagaaagtgtgatcaggcattggaacagcctgcccaggcaggtggtggagtcactgtgtCTGGAGGTGTTCTAAGAAATGTGTGAATGTGGCACTTTGgtacatggtttaatggccatggtggttttagGCTGACAGttcacttgatgatcttagaggtcttttcctgctgaaacaattctatgattcagggaAAGGGAATGGgaatgggaaagggaaagggagagggaaagggaaaagcaaaaaggaatGATGAATGCAGGACAAgaggggtgctgctgggaagggaaggcatAGGGGGCTGGCTCCATTCCCTGATCTCGCAGCGGACTGACAGCCCCGCGTCCGGGAGCAAGCTGAtgccctcattttttttttatttttttttttttaggggagTAACACGACCCAATAAACACCTGGAAAAGTACTTTTACTGACTGCTACTAAAGAGAgactcttccctcttcttcagACCAACAACAAAAGTAACTTCCAGAACAACTTCAATGATAGAGGCAGAAATAAATTTGTCTCACAGAGGAAGGCTTTTGCTACCTGACTAGAAGACAGTGTGGTATCTATTTTAGTTTTGAGGTTTCTTAGAGGAATATTTTTCTATCCCTTAATATTATCCCTTTGACTAACAAATCCTTGTGCACCCTCTGGAAATCAAGCTGGTTGTTATTGCAGCTTTTCTGTTCCACATTTAAGTGTGGAATAACACGTTTCCACACTTTGCAAGTGATAAAAAGTTCCATTCTTCccattttaaaggaaataatttttttatttgtatctCAAGCCTACTTCTCAGATTCCAGTCATTAACAACACCCccccacaaacacacacacccaaaGACCTAAATGCTGTCCTTGCTGTTTGTTATTAACCAAAAGATCACAAAATAATAACCAACATGAGTTTGTTCTGATAAATAAACAGCTTGGAGGTGGGACAGCAAAATGCTGCTTGCATCTAGAACTGTGGTGAGCTGAAGTCTAAGATTTAGATTCCCTGAGAAATAAGGAGGAGGTTTGGGGgataaataacaataataacaatttATAATGCAGTAAAATTTTTTCAAGCTATTCCTCCCAAATTTCATAATAGAGTGAGACAAATCAACCTCACAATATCAGTTTACTGCAAAAATCTTAAAATAGCTGAAACATTCTTCACCTGAAGCTAGACTGAATGaggaagattcagactagatagaaagaagaaattttttacactgagggtgataAAACACTGGCTCaacttgcccagagaggtggtagatgccccatccctggaaacattgcaggtcaggttgaatgagactgtgagcaacctgatctagttgaagatgtccctgcagactttagggatgttggactagatgacctttaaaggtcccttccaatccaaatcattctgtgattctatttgtACAATATCACAATCACCTTGATCCGAAACCTCATGATTTGTAGGACATGTACAAACTAAACAAGCACAACTTAGAACCAGAACCACAAGGCCAGTTTCAGTAAGAGGAGATCAACACCAAATGGAAGCCAGAATTGCTCCTTCCCCATAACACAAGCAAAGGTATTTTGACCAATGATCAATGTCATTGAATATGTGTTTTATATACTCCAGGACATAAACCGTGTTTTGTCAATGCAGTAGTGTCATTCCTTCCAAATATCTGTTTCCACATGCACCTGGATAACAGGTGCAGAAGAAGGTGCTCTCTGaactcttctcccttcccaaagagaagagaaagggaataaggggcAGAGATTGAtggattgggaaaaaaatgaaaccagctttaatgaaacagtgacaataaaattaaacagatacaaatagatacaaaccAATATTGAACCCAaccccctgatggcaatgatatAACCATCATCACTGATGCTGTGAGTGGTCACTGGGGAAGttccagactggactcagcagcagacaggaattGGATTCACAACTGGATAATGGAATGTGGATTAGGATTGAAGGCAGATTGGACAGAGCCCTCCTGGAAACCAACcaaagaagaggcttgacctcAGTGATCCCTCGGCTTTATACTAAATAAGACATCCATGGAgtggaatcccttgttggtcagtttgggatcacctgtcctgtcctcttctccctgcaggtgACACCTCTTACTTTCTGCACCCCAGCATGGgtcacaagatttagcagtgatcTTGGTCTGCATCCCAACCCTTGGTAATAACTCTAAATGTCAGTGTTATTAcggctggcagcagcccctgtCTTGCAAGAACATGCCGTGAACTTCATAAAGCGTTGTCActgagactgagctgaaaaacCAAATtcctgaacagaattagttctgttctatcTCAAACCAGAACAGGCAATAATAAAAACACAATGTGTAAAAGAAAAGGTGGAGTTTACATTTCTGTCTGTAAACAGTATTTCAGGGCACAGCTATGTGACAGCTGTGACTGCGGCTTCTGTGAGCACACCCATGTGGATGTGAGCTCGATGGTGTGCCCACACAGCACTGGGTGTCTGCAATATCCAAACAGCAGAAACCTCACAGGAGTAATGCAGGGGAAGAACCATGCCATGAGCTCCACCTGAGCTTCATGAGCGCTCGGCGCTGCCTTTGACATGCCTGCATGAAGTGAAGTCACAACAGCAACTGTTGGGCTCACCCAAACTGCAAGGAACTGGAGCTTACCTGATAGAATGGAAATTATAAAATTATTGAATTGCTTTAGTTGGAAAACATCTGTAAAATTATTGAGtacaaccattatctaactctaccaaggctggtgctaaaccatgtcactcagcactATAACTATGGTtctcttaaatatctccagggttggggataCAACCTCTTCCCTGGGAAGACTActtcagtgtttgagaagccttccagcaaagaagtttcttctaatatccaatctaaaactcCTCTGGTTCAccctgaggctgcttcctcttgtcctgttacttgggagaagagaccaacagctacctcactccaacctccttttatgcagttgtagagagcgaggtctcccctgagcctccttgtctccagactgaaaaactCTAGcttcttcagccactcctcagagaACTTGTTCTCCATAGCCTTCATCAtatttgttgcccttctctggacctgctccagcaccccaatgtctttcctgtagtcagggccccaaaactcatcgcagtactcaaggtgtgacctcaccagcgctgagtacagggggacaatcacttccctggtcctacttgccacactattgctgatacaaggcaggatgctgttggccttcttggtcaccagggcacatgctggctcatacTCAGCTGGCTGTTGCTCAACcaccccaggtctttctctgcaggaCAGTTTCCTGctactcttccccaagcctggactATCATATGGGGtagttgtggccaaagtgcaggacctatCACTTGGTCTCGTTGAACCTCATTCCACTGGCTTCAGTCCATCAATCCAGTccgtccaggtccctctgtagagccttcccaccctcaagCAGATTAACACTCCCTGGCAATTTAGTGTCACCTGCAGACTAACTAGGGTTGCCCCTGTCCAGATCACTAATATTAAAGAGACCTGCGGGTACGCGGGCTGTGTTTGCAGGAGAAGCACGAGCAAGTAAATCATGTGTTGATGCATATGATGTACACAGCTtggatatttatttttcttagaaaACATCACCACTGTTTATGTCCATTAATTTACAGATATTTAGTCTTACTACAGCATCATTTAGAAGAATACTTCCACTTCCGTAGCACCTCTTCTTCAAGGATCTCCACCTGCTTAAAAAGGTTAATAAATAAAGCCTCACGTCTCACCTGTGAGGTAGGTCAACACTATCGTCAAACTTTACAGATGCATTAACTGAAGAACAGAGAGGTTAAGGCCAAAATTTTCCAATGTTTGTACCTGAAGTCAACCATCTAAATTCTGATTTAGAGGCTTAAAGAAAAGTCTCATGGTTTTCTTTGGTGCAGAATATCCACAACTACTGCTGAAGTCAAGAGGGGCTAATGGTTGGGCCTGATTTTAGGAGGCACACACATTTTTACATGGCTACCGAGCAACTCTGAGTATGGAAACATCAGTCTAAAGACATAAACCACAGCCAGAGCCACAGTTGAGCCCAGTCATTTATCTCCTCAGGGCCTTTATATTATGATACATGACTTTGAAAGGCTGGTGTGGATCTTTAAATGGACATGTGTAACACAAGAATCATACAACAAAATGTGTCCCGCCACAGAGTCTGTATAAACACTGCTGGGGCTCGAGAGGCTTTTGGGAGGTGTTGGGGATTGATTTTTCAGATTGGTGATACTCAAGAGAACGCACATCACTTGTGCAGCCATAAAACACATCACTTGTCTTCACCTGCCGCCACCTTTATGTTTCCACGCTGTAAATTGCTTTGCGCTTGTGATAAATAGAAGTGCTCAGGTAAAGGTCTGTTAGGAGGATACTTTGGTAGGGTATCATGCAGACGCTTGCAAAATACACATACTGAAAGATCACCTTTAAAACTCCGGAATTAAGCACAAAAAGAATTACTTCATTCCATTACAGTACTGTGTAGAAACATGGAATAAGAAGCATTATCTTATTCCCAATAGGTTACAATGACTGATTAAGTTTAAAAAATTCAGGCACCAAATGAATTTTCCTGCAACACAGAACAGTATATAGAGTGCTCCCAGTAATATACTACAAAACCAGCTGTATGGCAACAATTTCCATTTCATATTCCAAGCATGTTCTCACATTTCAAACACATCTTTAAGGTTCTACCTTCacacaataaaaatgttttctactGGCATTTACAGAAACTCCTATCACAGAAGAGAAACCTACCAAGAGGGGAAACCCACCATCTTCTTATCACTCCCTCAATCAAAAGTAAATGTTTGATACACAAATGTACCACATTTCACTTGTACAGCGATGCTCAAAGCTCATATTTTAATGTGGGCTCCTCTCACTGTGTAAAAATTGAAATCAATGGCCAGAGAAATGTTACTCTCTACCACCAGTCTCTTAGCTCTGCTTTAGAGCTCCATTCATTAAATCATCTTCCATAAGGTGTTTCAAGTGTGCAATGTAGTGTTTCAGTCCCCTACATTAAATAAGAATTAAATAATAAAGCTTATTTTAAGCAACCAACAGAGGCCAAATGGCCTTCTAATAAAATCGTAACAAAATCGTACCCAATACATCGTAGGGAAACTTTGGCTCACTCTCTTTAAGGTAATACATTTCTATTACAGCTTCCTCTATATGTACTTGTGAACTTCACAAAAGTGAGAACGACAAAACGCACTGAACATCATCATCCTGTCCTGCTCCTAACCACACCGAATCTCTCCAATTATCTTCCAGGTGGGGGCAACAGTAAGCCAGCTTTCTTTAATCGAGATTGTGTCCTTCTGCCGTCAGGGAGCACGGAAATCAGGGCACGCGTCGACAGAGGTGGGGATGAGCATGTCGCCCACcttcacagccccagctccccagggaggccCTTCCAGACACCTTTGCAAGAGAGGTGCATCCTGAACAGACCTCCCTCCAGAGCGGCCGGATCCCTCACCTGGTCATCCTGCAGAGGATCCCTGCCACCTcgagctgtgccacagggctgTCCTACCGCCGCTGACCTGGCTGCGGGGCTGGGTCTGGATGCAAGGCTCACCATGCCACCGTGCCGGGCCTGGGGCCTGTCCCCGTCGAAGGGATGAAGCCTGAGCCacaaccctgtggccatggtgaaCCTGGGGCCTGTCACTTGTAGTGGGCTTGGACCCTGTCAGCCCCGGCCATCAGACTCCGTCCTAGCGTGCTCGTTGCATCCAAGAGAACCACGGCCTCACCCGTCTCCTCCCTCCGCTGCTCCCCACCTGCCTCTCGGCGGTGTCGGGGGTCGGGGTAGCACCAACCGAACGAGCGGTACCTGCGAGCCCGGTCTGGGCCCCCCGACCGCGCTCTACCCCGCAGTGTGGAGGGCGGGGAAGTGGACCTCAGCTCCTCTCACAGCCCGCGCCTCGCTATCCGGCCTGTCCTGCCCGGCTCAGCCCCTCCGCCGTCCGGTCCCACTCCGCTCCGCCGGCGCTACGTGTCGCTCCTGCGGGCAGCCGCCGCCCGGCCCCGCGGGGTACCGTTTGCGGTTGCCCCGCCAGTCGCCGCCTCGGGCCGGTACTTGAGCCAGCAGATGAGCCATGTAACGACGACGGAGAAGAGGGCGAGGATGCTGGCCACCGACAGGCAAATGGGCCCCACCGGCGACGGCGACGCCGAGGCGCCGGGCCCGGCGGCATCACCGCCGTACTGGTTGACAAAGATGAGACCGGTGAAGAGCAGCACCACCATGGAGAGGAAGGAGACGACGACGCACACGCAGCCGGCGCTCAGCGCCGCCCGCttgcagctctggcagctctcATAGCCGCCGCCGCCCGAGGAGCGCGGCCCAGCCCGGCCCGCAGGAGCAGGGGACGGCGGGGCGAGGGTGGCCGCCGCCTCTCGGGcgcggggcgggcggcggggcggcagcggcggcaaGGTGTCCTGGGGCAGCGGGTCGCGGGCCCGTAGCTGCGGAGGGCAGGCGGCGGCCAGTTTGGTGTTGACGGGGAGGCCGTGGACGCGGTGGTCGGGCAGCGCCGTGCGGTGGCGGCAAAGCGGGCAGGCCAGCGAGCCGCCGCCCGACCGGCCGGGCCCCGGCCCCGATTCAGCGGCGGAGGCGGAGGGCTGCTGGGCGGCCCGCAGGTGCAGCTGGCTCAGGCACTCCTGGCAGAAGGTGTGCAGGCACTCCAGCAGCTTGGGCGCCCGCCGCTCCAGGTCGAAGTAGTTGTAGCAGATCTTGCACTCGTAGTCCTCGTAGCTGGGCGGGGGGGCTgcagccgccgccgctgcctcctcctcatcatcattcCGCCGCTCGCCCTGCCCTACGCCGCCCTTCTGCGCCGGCTCGGCCATAACATCTCGCCGGAGGGAGGAACGGAGAAGCGGCGAGAGGCGGAGAGTCCCGGTCCGCGCCGCGCCTGGCAGGCGGGCGGGAAGCCTGCGGGGAGCCCCGGCGCCGCCGCCTCCTGGCCGCGCCCGCGGGCTGCGGCGCGGCCCGATGGTCAgagtgggagggaggaagggagagaaggaggataGGAGGGAGGACCGGCGGCtgcttgcctgcctgcctgcctgcctgcccgccCGCCGCGCTGGCAGCTGCCGGGGCCGGTGGCAGCTGCCGCGGGCGGGGGGCGGGATCGGCGCCGCCCGCCGTCAGGAGCGGCCGCCGGTGGACGGTGGCGGGGAATGCGCACCGGCCGGACTACCGGCCCGCTCGGCGTTCGGAGTGCTTGCGTCGCAGGCTCTGCCCGCGGCCGATTcagccaggatgctgctttCACGGGGACTCCTGGCGGGCTGCCCCTGCTGATGTGGGCGCTTCTGCAGCGGCGAGTCGGGCTACCGGGTTCGGGTTTTCCCCAGCAGCCATGCTGCGGGCTGTAATGTCCTGCAGCCCTGAATGCTTCGCTTGCCTCCAGTAAACACTCCTGGgtagaaaatgctttttaatcCTGAATGGCATTTTAAGAAATAATGTAATAGTTTATGAGGATTCCCCAATatgattatcacagaatcatataatggtttgggttgaaaggggccTTTAAATGTcacttgtccaactcccctgcagtcagcaaggacaccttcaactagaccaTGTTCCCTGGAGCCTGAAACAGTCTGACCTGGGatgcttccagagatggggcatctgctacctctctgggcaatgtgtgctagtgtcttaccaccctcagtatAAAAACGTCTTctttctatctagtctaaatctcctctcttttagtttaaaactgtcaccccttgtcctatcaaaacaggccctgctaaagaGTCAGTCCTCATCTTTCTGATAGGCCCTTTTAGGTACTGAAAAGCtacaataagatctccctggagcctttttttttccaggctggacaaccccaactctcagcctggcctggtggtagatgccccatccctggaaacattgcagct
Coding sequences:
- the LOC128970807 gene encoding RING finger protein 223, which produces MAEPAQKGGVGQGERRNDDEEEAAAAAAAPPPSYEDYECKICYNYFDLERRAPKLLECLHTFCQECLSQLHLRAAQQPSASAAESGPGPGRSGGGSLACPLCRHRTALPDHRVHGLPVNTKLAAACPPQLRARDPLPQDTLPPLPPRRPPRAREAAATLAPPSPAPAGRAGPRSSGGGGYESCQSCKRAALSAGCVCVVVSFLSMVVLLFTGLIFVNQYGGDAAGPGASASPSPVGPICLSVASILALFSVVVTWLICWLKYRPEAATGGATANGTPRGRAAAARRSDT